A segment of the Pecten maximus unplaced genomic scaffold, xPecMax1.1, whole genome shotgun sequence genome:
aggcggccatcttagatttcaACAGTAGAAGTTTGTTATTTAAAGAATGAGatttatattttcaacattcatgaggtTATACACCATTGGCTTCTAAACATATTCCATGAATCACGTTATGTCATGGTAAATATGTCCAGAAAGCCAATGGTGTTATGATCTCATGAACGTTGAAAGAATAAATCTcattccttatatttacattgtgaGGATTTCTTAAAGCacccaatatttaaaaaaatgcatttttccACCTTTTGACCTGGGAGTGACCATGAAGAAAGAACAACCATTTTAGACAGTTCTTGGCATGGTCTTAGCAACATGTATAAAGATTGGTCTGGCCTCCTTTATTATAATCACTGCAATATCCAGGCAGGTGAAACAGGCCCTCTAAGCCTCTTTTTTCTTAGGGGCATTGTAATTTTTGGTGTCTTTTGTTGTGTATTGGTGAATGTTGAACggcgaggggatttgtattgCCAGAGATGTCCTTGTTTCTACTATGATACAATTTTGTAAATCTTTTTCCTGACCTTTTTGTAGGTGGAACTGACAGGCACTGGACTTGATGATGGAGTCCTCATCTACAACCGAATCCCCAAAACAGGAAGTACTTCTTTCGCTGGAATTGCCTATGATCTCTGTAAACGCAACAAGTTTCATGTCCTTCACGTCAACACAACAAAGAACGCACACATCCTGTCACTCTCAGATCAGGTCAGtaattagctcacctggtccaaagggtGGTTCAGCTTATATTGTGGTGAGGCATCTGTTGGCTTGCTGTCATTTgtcaatttttcatttaaattgctactttTCATGAatgactgaatggattttgactaaatttggtcagagGCATCCTTGGAGGATGGATGgaaaacaaattttgcataaatagtgacccTTTAAGGGATTGCCCAATAGCAGAAACAGAGGcgttcctttaaattgctacttgtcatgaaAGAATGAATTCTGACCTATTTTGTCTGAAGCATCCTTTGCTAAAGGGAACCAATTTTGCATATGCTATGGGTCTGAATGGCAAGCCTTATTGGGGAAATGTAGCAAATTCTGAAAAACCCTTCTGTAGTAATGAAAAGGATTTGGTTattatttggtctgaaacatta
Coding sequences within it:
- the LOC117320673 gene encoding heparan sulfate 2-O-sulfotransferase 1-like, translated to MDFISFPETAVAKLQNNHVGVGHPRHLAAANDQVELTGTGLDDGVLIYNRIPKTGSTSFAGIAYDLCKRNKFHVLHVNTTKNAHILSLSDQVSN